A region of the Vigna unguiculata cultivar IT97K-499-35 chromosome 9, ASM411807v1, whole genome shotgun sequence genome:
TAAGCTGGTAAAGCACTAGGCAGATAAACTTGGTCCTAATTCCTTTGTTCTACCAACATTTTTAATTCAGAACTTCATTGTTGTGTCTACATATGTATAATCGGATTCAAGGAATCTCTTAATTTGGATAGAACTCAAAGTTCCAAAACCTTAATAACTagtcattaaataaaaagaatcaaaGTTTACAAATAGTTCGTCATCATCTGAACATGCATCTCAACCAATGAATGAATACTGAAATAGGAAGTGGTCAGTAAGGTATTAGTATCAAAACTCAAAACTCCTTGAGCAGCTTCCTGACTTGTTCGAGGGTGACAAAGAGCACAACGGTAAAAGGACCCTGCCTTGAGACTGTAGGGATGAAACCCTTATAAAGGGCAAGAGGTCCTTCAGCCTTAACAGTCTTCATAGCACAATCCAAAGCTCCATTGTAAGCCCCAACCTTCATGTTCATCACCCTTGTCTTTATAACATCAATAGGATTCGATGCAACAGAAGCCACAAAACCCGCCGCAAAACTCGCTGCCACATGGGTCCCTAGCCCATCCTCCATCCACCCGTTTCCGAGGATAGTTTCCTTAAACTGGTCGTACGAGGCCAACTGAGAAGCCGTCACGATCATCGCGCGGTTCACCGTAAGCGCTGAGCCGCGCCACAAGCTGCCAACCCCCTCCTGGTTGCTCATGCGCCGTATCGCGTCGAACACGCCCTTGTAGTTGCGCCGTTCCGCCGCCGGAGCCCGCCCATCGGCCTGCATGCGCACCATGGCCACGTCGGCGGGGTTCCCCACTGCTGCGCCGATCCCTCCGGCGATCAGGCCCGCCGTTATCTTTCGCGAGAGGGGCATGGTGCCCTGCTCGGGGTCGGTCCAATGGCGCTTGAGCACGTCGTAGAGACCCATACGGGTGGTGGAGTACAGCGTCTGGCGGAGCATGGTGGCGGACACGCCGGAAAAGAGCGCGGCGACGCCCTCCGCCTGGACGATCCTGACGCCGACGGATATAGGACCGGAAGGAGGCGGAGGTGGCACTGGAGTGGGCGCGTGAAGCGCAAACGCAGGGCGGAGGATGTGCGTTTCTTGAAGCTGCATGCGAACTTTGATGAGGTCGAGTGGGTGGGTGGAGCAACCTGCAACGATGGAAGCAACGCCACCTTCAAAAAACCCTTTTACAGTCATGCTGAGTTGGAAAGAAAGTAGTTGTGTATTGTATATGAGGTGTATGATCGAAAGTCgcagagaaagagaaagaggaagaagaagaagaagtgtgtGAAGCAACAAAATGAAAGTGTTTTTGATTTTGGTGTGGAATGAAGAATGGGTTGAAGATGATTATATAGTAGTTGGGTTATTTGAGCGCGTAAAGGGAGAGAGTCAAACAGGGAGACTGAGAAAGAGACGCGCCGGCACAGTTGGACTCTTTCTTTGACACACCTCCCTTCCTTAGGGTATCTGTCTTACAGATACACTTATTAGTCAAAAATTgaataaatcaaaatcaaattaaaaataaaatatatcaaatatccACAAAACTAGGAATGGTGATAttattttcacttaaatttttagacatattttacattttctatttttcttttcaatgttttttttttataaatataaaaattaacttatttttagtgaccaaaataactctaaaaaaatttataaagagGTATAAATGATGTTAAGAAAACATTTTCCAACTAGGAAACCTACCTTATTcacatttcaaaagaatttatttataaaaaaaaaagtccagcatattttaaaaaattgaaatttgaaaagacTTTTTAAAAACTTccttatattttgaaaatacttCTATGATTTAGATTCTTAATTTgatctttcaaatattttataatgtgGAACactattatttgaaaatattttatcaaaaaatatactttcgtgtatttttaaaaaaatataaaaatatttatatagttaCTTTGCTACGATAAAATGCTACCAAATTACGTGAATGTAAAAaggattataaaataataacattagcATACTAAATTAcgtatttaattagaaaatataattttaattacagtaagccaaaaatattataaaaaataagtaaagaaaacaGTCTTTTAAAATTTCGAGaatgtcaaaatattttgttgttctttgaaaacaattgttttcttttttatgattgAATCAATCACGTGAGCGATTTCTTACTAGTTAGATAAacgaatttatatttaattcaatgcTCGACCAAGTCCAATCAAAACTACTGTTCTATAATGaaataactatatttaattttttttattacttaaatgtgtatttatgaaatattaattttttcaaaatttcagcataaaaaatacaatatattttttaaaatgtttaaaaaatactttttaattacagattttatcaaaaaataatcaaacataTGTTGTGacaattaaaaaactatttaagagtataaatgattttataaaagataatcagttattttactaaaaagttgaaatataaataaaatattttattacttgagtttcatttcataaaaataatcatctctttaaaaaaagtaaatttttttctctaaatctTTCTCTATTATGTTTCTAAGATTATGACTtgattcttcatttttttaaagatttgagTCAATTAGGACTTTTGATACAGAGGACAATACAACCAACTAATAAGATTTGTGATTAGAGAGGAAGTTCCGTTTTACTATATTTCTTGAGTTCACTCTTTGGTTCTGTCACAATAAGATTTGTGGTTATAAGAGTATCTTTAAATCATTAatgtgattttttgtttttttattttatttagagcTACCTATGAGAGTTAAACTTCTGGAGCACTAGTTGTGTGTTGTGAGTTATGTTTTTAAGACAAGGGAAACTAATAcattataataatgtttaaattattgTGATGAAACTATGCACTATTGtttgatttagagtaaaaatTGAATGATTGCACTAATATATTTATACGGTATAGACGGATAgagaatgatttttttaaaaaccgCTTGAGTTATTTAATATGATCTATAATATAGTAGTTGTGAGTTTGATACATCACAGGGACCAAGTGATGTTATCTAAGGTGTTCTTAAGGTAaaaagtgacatttttgtattttggggtccatttaaattgtaatttgtaaaattgggttcgttgaatttttttttgtaaaataggaTCAAGTCGTCAGGGATGAGGACGACATtacaggtgaagtcgtcctcaaCCCTaccagtttcttttttttttttaagagagaaGTCATGCTGTGAGAAACCAGTTTGTATTCATCTCAAAAGTGAAGTCGTCGTGGTGTATAACGACTtcattcttcaattttgtttttttctttttatatattttcgttgcagttttatatatgaaatgatCATTCTCCAGATCCATAACCATGGGGTCCTATGAGATCAAAGGTGAGTTGAAAAGTTGCACTATTTTTCTTCCCTTCATCTCAACCTATCACCTAATTCTGGCAGTGGACATGGTAAGGCTCTTCGCGTAGAGCGTGGATGTGACGATAATATACTGCTATTTTTTCAAACTCTGTTGACTGTGATTCTAGCATGGCTGCACCCGTTCGAacccaatttttaaaaaataataaataatctgaaaagtgaagtcgtcatgtacgaggacgacttcactttttgaaATGAATAGAAACTGGCCTCCTACGGTACGactttactttttgaaaaaaaaaaataagaaaccgGCAGGGTGGATGACGACTTCACTTGTAATGTCGTCCTCCACCCTAACGACTTGAccctattttacaaaaaaaaattcaacgaacccatttttacaaatttcatttcaaatggaccccaaaatacaaaaatgccATAAAAAGTATAagttttaacttaaaaaataattgaaacgACTCATATAATACCCAGGTAGCCTAATATATCAAACTTCGCATTTGTAGATTATGCAAACTCGAACGAATCTAGTAAAATAAGTCATCAGTGGTCTTGGTCATTGGGCAAATGAGCCCCTTGCTAGATCaatttgattttacaaaattccATAGAGTTAGGAGGACAGGGTGTTGAGCGAGTATGTCCTTATTAGATGAATTTTTGAGGAGTTTACTTCCATAACTTATTGAGCAAGTCATGATAACGATAAGCGAAAACGCTATTTCTAAAACATAAGGATCAATGGTGTGATTTTGTTGGGTAGATCATACTACTTGTTGAGCGAGAGTATAAGATATTGAGAAAGAAACTAATTTAAggcttaaaattttgatttgattGCTTTTAAATAAATGGTTATGGAAGTACTTGAGATGAAGTGATGAAtgaacaatttttgttaaagaACGAGGTATAGTGACTTTCAAGGAGGAAGTAGTATACTAAGTCAAAGTATAAGTTGTATTGAGTGGTGATTTGATGAgatgaatgaaaataataaaaggttaGAAATGGTTCATGATCATCTGAATATGCATCTCAAACAATGAATGAATATTGAATAGGGAGTGGTGAGTATggtatgaatataaaaaatcaaaacccCTTGAGCAGCTTCCTGACTTGTTCGAGGGTGACAAAGAGCACAACGGTAAAAGGACCCTGCCTTGAGACTGTAGGGATGAAACCCTTATAAAGGGCAAGAGGTCCTTCAGCCCTAACAGTCTTCAGAGCACAATCCAAAGCTCCATTGTAAGCCCCAACCTTCATGTTCATCACCCTTGTCTTTATAACATCAATAGGATTCGATGCAACAGAAGCCACAAAACCCGCCGCAAAACTTGCTGCCACGTGGGTCCCAAGCCCATCCTCCATCCACCCGTTTCCGAGGATAGTTTCCTTAAACTGGTCGTACGAGGCCAACTGAGAAGCCGTCACGATCATCGCGCGGTTCACCGTAAGCGCTGAGCCGCGCCACAAGCTGCCAACCCCCTCCTGGTTGCTCATGCGCCGTATCGCGTCGAACACGCCCTTGTAGTTGCGCCGCTCCGCCGCCGGAGCCCGCCCATCGGCCTGCATGCGCACCATGGCCACGTCGGCGGGGTTCCCCACTGCTGCGCCGATCCCTCCGGCGATCAGGCCCGCCGTTATCTTTCGCGAGAGGGGCATGGTGCCCTGCTCGGGGTCGGTCCAATGGCGCTTGAGCACGTCGTAGAGACCCATACGGGTGGTGGAGTACAGCGTCTGGCGGAGCATGGTGGCGGACACGCCGGAAAAGAGCGCGGCGACGCCCTCCGCCTGGACGATCCTGACGCCGACGGATATAGGACCGGAAGGAGGCGGAGGTGGCACTGGAGTGGGCGCGTGAAGCGCAAACGCAGGGCGGAGGATGTGCGTTTCTTGAAGCTGCATGCGAACTTTGATGAGGTCGAGTGGGTGGGTGGAGCAACCTGCAACGATGGAAGCAACGCCACCTTCAAAAAAACCTTTTACAGTCATGCTGAGTTGGAAAGAAAGTAGTTGTGTATTATATATGAGGTGTATGATCGAAAGTCgcagagaaagaggaagaagaagaagaagtgtgtGAAGCAACAAAATGAAAGTGTTTTTGATTTTGGTGTGGAATGAAGAAACGGTTTGAAGATGATTATATAGTAGTTGGGTTATTTGAGCGCGTAAGGGAGAGAGTCAAAGAGGGAGACTGAGAAAGAGACGCGCCGGCACAGTTGGACTCTTCCTTAGGGTATCTGTCTTACAGATACACttattggtcaaaatttttaaccctaataaattaaaaataaaatgtccaCAAAACTAGGAAACCTACTTTATTCAAATTTCAATAgactttattaataaaaaagaaatccagcatattttaagaaattgagatgtgaaaagattttttaaaaaccTCATtagattttgaacttttttgttagtttactttttttatattcttttaaaagtaCTTGTATTGCTTAGATTCTTAATTTgaactttcaaatatttaaaaaatgtgaaacactATTATTTGAAAcgattttatcaaaatatactTTCCTgtattaaaaaagaatacaaaattttatatagttACTTTGTTACGATAACATGCTACCAAATTACGTGAATAcaaatgattataaaataataacattagcatattaaattatatgcttaattgaaaattttaattttaattgcagTAAGTAAAACATATTatagaaaaagtaaagaaaacaaatcattTAAGATTTCAAGAATGTTAATACATTTTGTTATTCTTTGAAAAACTTTAGATTTCTATTTTATGAGTGAATCTGTCTTGACGTGACCGATTTCTTATTAGTTACATTAACGAattcatatttaattcaaaactcgactaaattcaatcaaaacttctaaataaaaataaaatagttatatttagttatctatattttattaattcaatGTCTATccatcaaatattaattttttcaaaatttcagcATCAACAAtgcaataaaatttttaaatattctaaaataaatattttttagttaaaattttatcaaaaataaaaaataaacattggtTGTAAGGATTTAGAAATTTGTTCAAGAGTAGAAATGGTTTTATAAAtgatattcaattattttattattaaaaagttataatataaataaaaaatttattaactgagtttcattttataaaagttatcaTCTTTCTAGAATTTTTCATCTAAATATTTCTATGTTAATAGAAAGATTatcatctttcatttttaagattttggttCCATTCTTCATGTTCTTGAAGATTCGAACTTTTGGTGTAAAGAGTAACACAACTAACCATCATATTTGTTATTAGAGGAAGTTCTCCTTGGATATTATTTATTGAGTCACTCTTTTGTTCTCTCACACATAGCCCTTTAATGCTTGCTTGTGACTAGGTAGCTCAATATGAAATCATGCCCTTTTGTAGTCATGAGACTATGTCCAGATCATTAATTTGAATGTTCTTTGTGTAGTTAGAGCCTACCAATTAAAGTTAAACTGTGTGGAACATCAATGGTGTGTGATCTATGTTTGTAAGGCAAAGGAAACTAATACATTTTAATAGTGTATAAATTGAGTCtagattttttattgttttttttgtgCTGTTTTCTAatgagcattaaaaatacagtgttttgacattttaaatattttttaatatattttaaaacatcaaaattagtgGTAATCAGTGTATTATAGAAACACAAtagaaaaacaacacaaaataacCAAACAGAGAATCCACATTCGTATAAATTGTTGTGACAAAACTGTGAAGTATTGTTTGATTATGAGTAAAAATTGAATGATTGGACTGGTATATTGACATGGTATATAACTGGTGATagagatttattattttaaaaaccacTTGAGTTACTTAATTTGGTTTATAATCTAGTAGTTGTGAGTTTGATACATCATAGGGACTAAGTGATACTATCTAAGGTGTTCTTAACCTAAAGCAAACATTTTAActtgaaaaataattgaaatggcTCAAATAGTACCCATGTAGCCTAATCTATTGGACCTCACATATGTGGATTATGCAAACTCATTGGATAAGAGACAAGACTTGGTAGGCGAGTATAGTGAAATTAGCCACTAGTGATCGTGGTCGCTGGGCATGTGAGCCCTCACatgatgaatttgattttttaaaattccatATAGGCGGAGAACTTGGTCGTTGAGTGAGTTTGGTCTTGCTAAGCAAATTCTTGGGAAATTTACTTCAAATACTTGCTTGTTAGGTAAGCCATGGCATCACTAGGTGAAAATGCTATTTATAAAACAAAGAGCTTTAGTGGTGTGATTTCGTTGGGCAAATCATAATTCTCACCGAACGAAAGTGAGAGTATAAGGTGTTTGGCGAAAGTAACCAGTTTAAGGTTTAAAACTTTGATTTGAttgcttttttatttaatgtttatgtaAATAATTGAGATGAAGTATGTGATGAATGAACAATTTTATGAATGAATAAGAGTATAGTGACTTTCAAGAAGGATGTACTCTACTAAGTCAAAGTATAGGGTGTATTGAGTGATGATTTGATGATATTATCTTGCTAGTATTAAGTCGTAAAggaataattatgaaaattcaaTGATGAATGTTATAATTTAGGTCACCgctttcatatattttctttatggGTTTTTGTTTTATCCTTGATGATTTATTTTCTTGCAATTTACATTTTCACTTGATTACTTCAATCCATCTCCATCTTCATCTacatcttcttcattttcctTAATCACTTTTTATACTTGTCATACACCACTCACGTCATCCCATCTTTATagacaaaaaacacaaaaaactaTGGAAAGAAATGCAAAAGCTTTTGATTAAAATCCACACCAAAGTAGAATATAACAATCGAACATTGTTGTAAAGTTGATTCATATTATAAGTGGATTgcatattaatttcattttggttGTGGGATCCTAAAATAAACACACTCTAAGttagatagaaaaataaaatcttgttAGTCCAATTGACAAAGAATCTACATCAAGTTATTTGGTTTATCATCAATACATCTGACAAATATCAAACCAAAATCCTCTAATAACAATAATGTTCAAATAAATAGTTTAGTTATACTAATATGAGATATTACATTTATTACCAAAtccaaactttttttattaatttaataattgcTTTGTTTCTGATAAAATCCAATTCATTaagaaaacttataaaattttaatttaatgcaTGCCTTAATTATGCTAAACTCAAACAACACTCgtgaaagaaaactaagtaacaATAATACTTCAGTATAGATTTGAATTCACATCGATGAATATAATGTcttcttaattttaatgatatatttataagatttaataATTTACTATTTGAAAATAACCACGAAAGAAATGTTGGATTTTAATGGAGGTTTTTTAACTGAGGTTAAAATAACCtccaataataaatatatgtagtAGAGTTTTTTCAATCCAGGGTAAGTTTTGGAGGTTTTGGTAGAAACCACTAGTAAGTATAGGGCTTTTTTAATGGACTGcattaaatatcatttcccttcttctctttttcacagtattttcctaattttttgcatccttctttttcaattcACAAAACCCAATAAATATTCTGCTGGCATCACCATGCCTCTTTCTCAGCAAATTACTTGCATTACTTATCCTCTCTCaagatattaatttttagtttataaattaatatctaaattaattatattatattaattaattatttttattattaaaattaattaatcatattatattaacttattatttttattattaaaattaattaaaattatatatatatatatatataaagagctgaaaattactattttataatataaatattattattcttgacataaaaataataatataaaatttgttatattaccatcaatattatttttgttataaaattcatattttcattaGTATTACTAGTGAAGATATGTATGCTATGGGCACGTgtgtctatttttaaatttaaaaatagctaccaaaatataaaatagtgaataattattttagattataaaataattaaatttagattaaacgtccgtataaataaaaatataactgttttagtttaaaaaatatattacttaaagagtaaaattaaaaataaaagtgtacACAAAACAAATGAAtccattttatatataaatattattgtaataaaatattaaacaaaactaaaagttTCGGTATATTATAATTAGTTCTTTTTTAACATTTTGGTTTGTGTGTAATAAATCAATATGAAACTaactaataaatgaaaaaagtgagagaaaattatttaaaaaagacaaaaaaaataaaaattgaccTTATCATCGGACTGCTGCATTGTACTACAGTATTTCAATGATTTCTACTTTAATATATATCATAACAGTGACAAAATTCATACAAGTATCCACCTTGTCCACCCCTGTATATCAAAGAACATCATTTCATTCTTACTCTTCTCCTATGATGCACATATATGATACGAATTTGATACAtcgatatatttttttttttttcaaaataataagatacgatacgtgatatatgaatattgaaaaattgtacaataattcttacaaacaaataaatatatgattgttattatgtaaatccaaatttcctaattagagataaattattttgataggTAAAACCTGATGGCTAATGTTAATGTtagtaaacaatttaaaaaccaattcataattgaaactattttaattataaatttatagaccaattataattgttttgaactattttagttctcaatttggtcactatatagtgaataattatttttccacTAAAGTttgtcattattcaaagattttattgtactgtactacgactttataaattagatacttcattaatAAGTATCGGTAAAGTATCGGACACGATATGTGTTAGACACGGATACGTGACCCAAGTTtaagtatcggtgcatcatagcTCTTCCgatttcaaatattaaacaCGAAAAACAAGAATAGACTACCCTTCTTATTGTTACATCGATAAATATGTATTTCTCCTTTTTTGAAGTTCAGTAGTTTTggtttcaaaaaaagtgtacctatttctttctctcttctccTTTATATAAGATTTCTACCTACCTTATTTGTAGGAAGACGTGTTAGTGTAACAAAATATCAGCAAACGATTCCTATTTTTTCGTTGGATAATAAATCCCATCTTTTTAGGAACGAACTAACCATCTCGGCCCAAATCTTGCTTGACCCAAATCTTGCTCGGTCCAAATCCTGTTCGGCCCAATTCCTGCTTGACCCAAATTATGCTCGGCCAAAATCTTGCTCTGCCCAATTATTGTTTGGTCCAAATCCTACTCAGATTTCTTGTTCGTCACCTCAGCTCATGACTAAAACTCGTCGTTTTACGATAAATATTGATCGGATCAGACTTAAAATGATGTTAAAATCGGTTGTCTCCCAGACAGTACACTTACTTTAATCAATTCAAATTTAAGCAAATTCGAATACAAAAGCCAATAGGAACCGAggtaaaaatgaattataattaatttttctcgtGAATAATTTAGGAATATGTTTCGTTGTGGACtgattttgtaattataaaactcattaaccttttttattaaaataaaagaaagcatGAAAGGGTAGAAGTAATtaaattaaggtttaattactcgtaaggtacccagtttgggtcaagggtgtcaatttggtacccgacgaaaaaaaggtttcaatttagtacccaagtTATTTTAAGTGCATCAATCAAGTACATTTTCATTGACGCCGTTAGAGTCATTAACGTTGACGAGTGAACAGGGTCTGTTGACACAAATATTTGACACGTGGTATGGCTTTTATTTCTGACGTGgtattttcaaaaaaagtaataaatgaatttacgtttgaattaaaaaaagaaaagcattaataaatgaatttacgtTTTGAAAGACGAAAATGTGAGTGAGAAGTGAGAAGCAGTGGAGGAAGAAGCGATCAGGGTTTTTGCAAAATCGAAGGGCGAATTGATCGGAGAAGGTGAAATCTTCGGAGAAGCTGAAATCTTTCGGAGCAGGCGATCAAAGGTACGCTTTTTTGAGACCCCTGTTCTTCGTTCTCATGAGGGCATGGATTTAGGGTTTTTTATGCGATTGTGTTTGCTTTGAAATTGGTGTGTTGGTATGCTTTAGTATGTTGTTTTTATACGCTTTTGTCGGTTGAATGTGCTTTTTCAGTAATGCGGTTGGGTGTGTATTTGTTTATTCCATTTTGTGGTCCACCGTTTGTGTGAAAGTGACGGTGTTTGTCGGTGTTTCAGTAATGTGGTCccccattttaaattttatgtcggTGTGTATGTGGTATTGAATGTAAATTTGGTATTATTGTTTGGGCAATTTTATAGATTACAAATGGACGATCACTTTGAAGTTGTCTTCCACCATGGGGGAAAGTTTATAAATGATGGGTCACTAAAATACGTGGGTGAGAGCAATACCCTGACATGTGACCCGGATAGGTGGAGTTACTTCGAAATAATGTCCATTCTGAAGGAAATGGGGTATGTGAACGTCAAAGAGATGTGGTATTCAGTGGGCGGAGGTTCGGTGTTGGATGGAAGGTTAGAGTTGCTAAGTGATGATAAAGGGGCATGCCATATGGTTAATATTGCCATACTCAATGGCCAAGTGCATCTTTTTGTTGTACACATGGTATCTGAACCTCAGATAGTTCATATGTTGGAGTATGATGGTAATGAGGTTGCAGCTGATGAAGGAGTTGTTGTGGAAGATGCTGTTGAGGTAGGAGAAGACTGTGGAATTGGAGGTGCTGCAGTGGTAGGAGATTGTGGAGTTGGAGTTGTTGCAGAGGTAGGAGAAGTTGTTGGAGTTGTACCTTCTGCAGAGGTAGATGGTGGTGTTGGGATTGGATCTGCTCCAGTAGAAGTTGGGTTGGATGGTGGTGCAGAGGTTGATGTTGAAGGTGAGGATAATTCTGCTGTAGAAGTTGGGTTGGATGGTGGTGCAGAGGTTGAGGTAGAAGGTGAGGATAATTCTGCTGTAGAAGTTGGGTTGGATGGTGGTGCAGAGGTTGAGGTAGAAGGTGAGGATAATTCTGCTGGAGAAGTTGGGTTGGATGGTGGTGCAGAGGTGTCTGAGGAGGAATCATCTGAGGGTAGTAGTGAGAGcgatgaagattttgaagttcATAGTT
Encoded here:
- the LOC114164581 gene encoding mitochondrial uncoupling protein 4-like; this encodes MTVKGFFEGGVASIVAGCSTHPLDLIKVRMQLQETHILRPAFALHAPTPVPPPPPSGPISVGVRIVQAEGVAALFSGVSATMLRQTLYSTTRMGLYDVLKRHWTDPEQGTMPLSRKITAGLIAGGIGAAVGNPADVAMVRMQADGRAPAAERRNYKGVFDAIRRMSNQEGVGSLWRGSALTVNRAMIVTASQLASYDQFKETILGNGWMEDGLGTHVAASFAAGFVASVASNPIDVIKTRVMNMKVGAYNGALDCAMKTVKAEGPLALYKGFIPTVSRQGPFTVVLFVTLEQVRKLLKEF
- the LOC114162523 gene encoding mitochondrial uncoupling protein 4-like, yielding MTVKGFFEGGVASIVAGCSTHPLDLIKVRMQLQETHILRPAFALHAPTPVPPPPPSGPISVGVRIVQAEGVAALFSGVSATMLRQTLYSTTRMGLYDVLKRHWTDPEQGTMPLSRKITAGLIAGGIGAAVGNPADVAMVRMQADGRAPAAERRNYKGVFDAIRRMSNQEGVGSLWRGSALTVNRAMIVTASQLASYDQFKETILGNGWMEDGLGTHVAASFAAGFVASVASNPIDVIKTRVMNMKVGAYNGALDCALKTVRAEGPLALYKGFIPTVSRQGPFTVVLFVTLEQVRKLLKGF